The DNA region AACTTCAGGGAAAGTTTGGGTATCAGGGTCTGTAGATAATTTAGCAGTTCTTAGTTGAACTTCTTTAAAATTATCCACAATATCTTCTACTTTTAATCCCTCAATCTTGCTTAAAGCATATCCTTGCTTTTTCAATTCTACGTCTATTTTTTCTGGAAAACCTCTAACATTGAAAGTTACTTCGCCTTTTTCATTTGTTGTGCCTCGTGCCAAAACATCTTCCCCATTTTTGATAACAACAGTGGCTCCTTCAACTGCCGAACCTGTGTTAAAACTAACAACAATGAGTGAAGCCGGAATTGGTTCAAGAGCAATAGTTGAAAAACTCCAAACAGGGCCGGTGGCAGTTTTTCCGTTAGGATCTTTTGCTACAACTTTCCAATAATATGTCTTATCGTTTTCAAGCTCCAAAGGTCCATAAGATTTCGATGTTAAATTTGATTTAAAAAGAGGAGGATTACTTTGTTCACCAAAATATAAATCATATTTCAACGTATCTCCATCAGGATCACTTGCTTGCCATTGTAAAGTCACATTTACTGGAATATTTGATGCCCCATTTACAGGATAAGGATTCGAAGGTTTGTTCGGCGGATTATTAAATAAAGGCACGCATGCAGAAACAACAAATAGAGAAATCAGTAAAACAACAACATAAAAATACTTTTTCATTCTTAAATCACCCCCGTTAAATAGTTCTTAAAATTTTAACTACCAAAAAACTAATTCTTTGATAAAATATTTAAATTATTTTTAAATTTCTGTTTATAAAAAGGCTGTTCAATTTTTATTATATCACATATCAATCACAATTGCAACATTAAAGTATTTTTTGTTATTTTTTTACTATTTTTGTAAACAAGATAAAAACTAATATTTTATATTATTATAGCCTTTTCGTTTAATATAATAAAAAATTTATTGTTGTTATAATTGTTATTATATTAAATTAAATATTTCATTTAATATATATTGTAATCATTGTAATTTATATTATAAAGAAAAATTCTATTTTTTATTAATTAAATTGCATTTTGATTTAAAAATTATTCTATCAGTTTTTATAGTATAATTATCTTGAAAAAGCCTAAGGAGTTGAAAAACTATGTCTAAAAAGTTGTTAAAAAATGCCTATGTTTTGATTAGTGCCGACGATGATGTTGAAAAAATGAACATTTTAATAGACAAAGATGAAATTGAAGATTTAATACCCGTAGAAATAACAAATAAAAGAGAACAAGGGATTGAAAATGTTGAAGAATTTGATTTATCCGGAAAGTTAATTGTTCCTGGATTTATTAACGCTCATACTCATTCTGTTATGTCTTATTTTCGAGGATTAGCAGATGATGTATCTATAGATGATTGGTTATTTAAATACATGTTTCCAAGGGAAGATCTTTTAGAAAGCGAAATGGCGTATTATGGTGCGATGGTTTCTATTTTAGAAATGATTTCTAACGGTATAACAACTTTTGTTGATATGTACATGTTCACAGATAGCGTAGCTAAAGCAGCTTACGACTTAGGTATTAGAGCATATATTTCAAGAGGGCTATCTTACGATACACCCGAGGGATGGAAAAAAAGGCTGAATGAAAACATAGGAACTTATGAAAAATATAATGGTTTAGACGATAGAATTTACATAGGATTTGGACCTCATGCCCCCTATACAGTTCCCATAGATAAACTTAAAGAAGTTGCGAAACTTGCAAAAAAATATCAAACTCATGTTCAAATTCATCTTTTAGAATCTACAAATGAAAAGCAATTATACAATTTAATTGATATAGAAAATACTGGTTTGTTTGAAGTTCCTACTATAAGTGCACACTGTGTTTATGCAGATGAAAAAGATATAGAAGTTCTTTCAAGAAGCGAAGTTAATGTAGCTTATAACCCAACAAGTAATATGAAATTGGGAAATGGTATCGCCCCAATAGTGAAAATGTTGGAAAAAGGTATTAACGTAACTTTTGGTACAGATGGTTCTGCAAGTAATAACTCTTTAAATTTATTTAGCGAGATGAAAATAGGAGCTATCTTACAAAAATATAAATATGGTCCAGATAAATTTCATGTAGAAGAA from Petrotoga sp. 9PWA.NaAc.5.4 includes:
- a CDS encoding amidohydrolase; the encoded protein is MSKKLLKNAYVLISADDDVEKMNILIDKDEIEDLIPVEITNKREQGIENVEEFDLSGKLIVPGFINAHTHSVMSYFRGLADDVSIDDWLFKYMFPREDLLESEMAYYGAMVSILEMISNGITTFVDMYMFTDSVAKAAYDLGIRAYISRGLSYDTPEGWKKRLNENIGTYEKYNGLDDRIYIGFGPHAPYTVPIDKLKEVAKLAKKYQTHVQIHLLESTNEKQLYNLIDIENTGLFEVPTISAHCVYADEKDIEVLSRSEVNVAYNPTSNMKLGNGIAPIVKMLEKGINVTFGTDGSASNNSLNLFSEMKIGAILQKYKYGPDKFHVEEILRMAWENGGFALEEKLGRLEPGFKADLVVLDINSLEFFPNDLSKLKSHIVYSVNPKNVYASMAAGKWLYFDGKFLTLKEGEEKIYEQFYNYYKTLENKHNSLNFSSNYNTNDNCR